One Mycolicibacterium rufum genomic window, TGACGTACCGTTCTGATTCCCGAGTTCAGCATCTCGCCGGATCGGCGAGGACCGGCGCGAATGCCAGCTCGGCCGCGCCGATCATCAACGTCTCGGCACCGAGCGTGGCGGCCACGACGCGCACCAACTCCCTCGGTCCGCCCATGCTGCGGCGTGACAGTTCCTCCCGCAGGACACCGCCCGCGTACGCGGGGAAGGCGCGCAGGAACCCGCCGAGCACGATCAAGCGCGGGTTGAGCATGTTGATCGCGTTGCCCAGCGCGACGGCCAGGGCGCGGGCCTGCCGATGCAGCACGTCACGCTCGGCGCCCGTGGGGCAGGGCGGCGGCGCCGACGGATCGGCATGATCCAGTTCGGCGATCAGCCGGGCGAGCGGCGTCTGGGTCACCTCGGTCTCCAGGCACCCCACGCTGCCGCAATGGCACGGTTCGCTCCCGCCGACGTATGTGTGCCCCAGCTCGCCGGCATACCCCGCAACCCCCTCGAGCAGTCCGCCGGCGACGACGAAACCGGCACCGATGCCGCTGGGTCCGCCGTTGACGTAGATCAGGTGATCGGCGTCGCGGTGGGCCCCGAACAGATGCTCGGCGGTGGCGCCCGCGTTGGCGTCGTTGGCGGCGTATACCGGTAATCCCGTTGCAGTGGAGAGCATCTCGCCGATCGGCACATCGTGCCAGTCGAGGTTGGGCGCCAGTTGCACCACCGACTCGGGTGCGTGCACCAGTCCGGGCACCGCGACGCCGACGGCCGTCAGTGCCGCGCCCCCCGGCAGATCGCCGTGCATGCGGTCGAGCACCTCGCTCGCCACCGCCACGGTGTCCGCCGGGGTCGGCACGCGGTCGGTGGGGCGGCGCACGATCTCGAGCACCGCGCCGCCCATCGCGACCACTCCGACGCTGACGGCGTCCACCTCCGGTGTGACGGTGGCGGCCAACACCTGGCGGCCGGGCCGGACGATGGGGCTCGGCCGGCCGACCTGCGACACCGAGGAGGCGGGCGATTCCTCCACCAGGCCCCGGTAGGTCAACTCCTCGACGAGATCCTTTGTGGTGGAACGCGACAACCCCGTCTGCCGGGTAAGTTCAGCGCGGCTGAGCGCCCGGTGGTGGTGCACCAGGGTCAAGACGTTGGACAGATTACGCCGCCGTACGTCGTCAGTGCTGCTGCCCATGCGTGCCCTCGCTTTCGGCCTTGACAGTGGTGCAGGCCACATCTTATGTTCGCGCAGAGAACAAAATACACACCCTGGAGCTCTGCCATGACCGTTCTGGAATCCGGTGCCGCCGCCTCAGGCGCGCTGTCGCCGACGCCGTCCGACAAATTCTCGTTCGGGCTGTGGACGATCGGCTGGACCGCCAACGACCCCTTCGGCGTCGCCACCCGGTCCGCGCTCGACGTGGTCGAAGCCGTCGAGCGGCTCGCCGAACTCGGGGCCTACGGCTTG contains:
- a CDS encoding ROK family transcriptional regulator — protein: MGSSTDDVRRRNLSNVLTLVHHHRALSRAELTRQTGLSRSTTKDLVEELTYRGLVEESPASSVSQVGRPSPIVRPGRQVLAATVTPEVDAVSVGVVAMGGAVLEIVRRPTDRVPTPADTVAVASEVLDRMHGDLPGGAALTAVGVAVPGLVHAPESVVQLAPNLDWHDVPIGEMLSTATGLPVYAANDANAGATAEHLFGAHRDADHLIYVNGGPSGIGAGFVVAGGLLEGVAGYAGELGHTYVGGSEPCHCGSVGCLETEVTQTPLARLIAELDHADPSAPPPCPTGAERDVLHRQARALAVALGNAINMLNPRLIVLGGFLRAFPAYAGGVLREELSRRSMGGPRELVRVVAATLGAETLMIGAAELAFAPVLADPARC